Proteins found in one Quercus robur chromosome 2, dhQueRobu3.1, whole genome shotgun sequence genomic segment:
- the LOC126715195 gene encoding uncharacterized protein At5g39570 isoform X6 encodes MPYNTRGADADVDDFDEYDPTPYGGGYDQVLTYGRPLEPTDETCYPSSSSQSDEFDYDRPQYSSHSEPSAYGDEALQTEYSSYARPKPRPGAVPGYSPGPPESGYGVPPGVNRPGYGSERPGSEYQSGYGQRPGSEFGSGHGRKSEYEQPEPEYGSGYGRKSEFEQTGSGYGRRPESEEPGSEYGSGYRRKPETEEPVSEYGSGYGRKTEYETAGSEFGSGYGRKPEYETPGSEFGSGYGKKPGYEAAGSEYGRKPEYETPGSEYGSGYGRKPGYGEEQEGGGGYGYGGRTETTEFEKPSYGDEPPRRPAGYGRPSYEGQEGYERPSYGRSEEEESYEKPKYGRSEEEGSYEKPKYGSSEEEGSYGKPKYGRSEEEESYEKPKYGGYGEESEEGYGRKKYGDDGSGDDDDEEKKHHRYKHHHHRKSHDDE; translated from the exons ATGCCGTATAACACGCGCGGAGCAGATGCTGACGTGGACGATTTCGACGAGTACGATCCGACGCCGTATGGGGGAGGCTACGACCAAGTACTCACCTACGGGCGTCCTCTCGAGCCGACCGATGAGACCTGCTATCCCTCTTCATCCTCACAGTCCGATGAGTTCGACTACGATCGCCCCCAATACTCCTCTCATTCTGAGCCCTCTGCTTACGGTGATGAGGCTCTTCAAACCGAGTACAGCAGCTATGCCCGACCCAAGCCCCGACCCGGAGCCGTGCCCGGTTACTCTCCTGGTCCGCCCGAATCGGGTTATGGGGTCCCTCCTGGTGTGAATAGGCCTGGTTATGGGTCTGAGAGACCTGGGTCTGAATATCAATCCGGGTATGGGCAGCGACCCGGATCTGAATTTGGATCTGGGCATGGTCGGAAGAGTGAGTATGAGCAGCCAGAACCGGAATACGGTTCTGGGTATGGACGGAAAAGTGAGTTTGAACAGACCGGGTCTGGGTATGGGCGGAGGCCGGAGTCTGAGGAGCCTGGATCGGAATACGGGTCTGGGTATCGCCGGAAGCCGGAGACTGAGGAGCCTGTATCGGAATACGGATCCGGGTATGGGAGAAAGACTGAGTATGAGACTGCTGGATCGGAATTTGGATCTGGGTATGGCCGGAAACCAGAGTACGAAACACCCGGATCGGAATTCGGATCCGGGTATGGTAAGAAACCCGGGTACGAGGCTGCCGGATCGGAGTATGGTAGGAAACCCGAGTATGAGACACCTGGGTCGGAGTATGGATCCGGGTACGGGCGGAAACCCGGGTATGGGGAGGAACAAGAGGGGGGCGGTGGATATGGGTATGGGGGGAGGACTGAGACGACTGAGTTTGAGAAGCCGAGTTACGGGGATGAGCCGCCTCGGAGGCCAGCAGGTTATGGGAGGCCAAGTTATGAGGGGCAAGAGGGTTATGAGAGGCCTAGCTATGGGAGGTCTGAGGAAGAGGAGAGCTATGAGAAGCCTAAGTATGGTAGGTCTGAGGAAGAGGGGAGCTATGAGAAGCCCAAGTATGGTAG TTCTGAGGAAGAGGGGAGCTATGGGAAGCCTAAGTATGGGAGGTCTGAGGAAGAGGAGAGCTATGAGAAGCCCAAGTATGGGGGCTATGGTGAGGAGAGTGAAGAGGGCTATGGCCGCAAGAAATAT GGAGATGATGGCtctggtgatgatgatgatgaggagaaGAAGCACCACCGTTATAAGCATCACCACCACCGCAAGAGCCATGATGATGAGTGA
- the LOC126715195 gene encoding uncharacterized protein At5g39570 isoform X2: MPYNTRGADADVDDFDEYDPTPYGGGYDQVLTYGRPLEPTDETCYPSSSSQSDEFDYDRPQYSSHSEPSAYGDEALQTEYSSYARPKPRPGAVPGYSPGPPESGYGVPPGVNRPGYGSERPGSEYQSGYGQRPGSEFGSGHGRKSEYEQPEPEYGSGYGRKSEFEQTGSGYGRRPESEEPGSEYGSGYRRKPETEEPVSEYGSGYGRKTEYETAGSEFGSGYGRKPEYETPGSEFGSGYGKKPGYEAAGSEYGRKPEYETPGSEYGSGYGRKPGYGEEQEGGGGYGYGGRTETTEFEKPSYGDEPPRRPAGYGRPSYEGQEGYERPSYGRSEEEESYEKPKYGRSEEEGSYEKPKYGRSEEEGSYGKPKYGSSEEEGSYGKPKYGRSEEEESYEKPKYGGYGEESEEGYGRKKYGDDGSGDDDDEEKKHHRYKHHHHRKSHDDE; the protein is encoded by the exons ATGCCGTATAACACGCGCGGAGCAGATGCTGACGTGGACGATTTCGACGAGTACGATCCGACGCCGTATGGGGGAGGCTACGACCAAGTACTCACCTACGGGCGTCCTCTCGAGCCGACCGATGAGACCTGCTATCCCTCTTCATCCTCACAGTCCGATGAGTTCGACTACGATCGCCCCCAATACTCCTCTCATTCTGAGCCCTCTGCTTACGGTGATGAGGCTCTTCAAACCGAGTACAGCAGCTATGCCCGACCCAAGCCCCGACCCGGAGCCGTGCCCGGTTACTCTCCTGGTCCGCCCGAATCGGGTTATGGGGTCCCTCCTGGTGTGAATAGGCCTGGTTATGGGTCTGAGAGACCTGGGTCTGAATATCAATCCGGGTATGGGCAGCGACCCGGATCTGAATTTGGATCTGGGCATGGTCGGAAGAGTGAGTATGAGCAGCCAGAACCGGAATACGGTTCTGGGTATGGACGGAAAAGTGAGTTTGAACAGACCGGGTCTGGGTATGGGCGGAGGCCGGAGTCTGAGGAGCCTGGATCGGAATACGGGTCTGGGTATCGCCGGAAGCCGGAGACTGAGGAGCCTGTATCGGAATACGGATCCGGGTATGGGAGAAAGACTGAGTATGAGACTGCTGGATCGGAATTTGGATCTGGGTATGGCCGGAAACCAGAGTACGAAACACCCGGATCGGAATTCGGATCCGGGTATGGTAAGAAACCCGGGTACGAGGCTGCCGGATCGGAGTATGGTAGGAAACCCGAGTATGAGACACCTGGGTCGGAGTATGGATCCGGGTACGGGCGGAAACCCGGGTATGGGGAGGAACAAGAGGGGGGCGGTGGATATGGGTATGGGGGGAGGACTGAGACGACTGAGTTTGAGAAGCCGAGTTACGGGGATGAGCCGCCTCGGAGGCCAGCAGGTTATGGGAGGCCAAGTTATGAGGGGCAAGAGGGTTATGAGAGGCCTAGCTATGGGAGGTCTGAGGAAGAGGAGAGCTATGAGAAGCCTAAGTATGGTAGGTCTGAGGAAGAGGGGAGCTATGAGAAGCCCAAGTATGGTAG GTCTGAGGAAGAGGGGAGCTATGGGAAGCCCAAGTATGGGAGTTCTGAGGAAGAGGGGAGCTATGGGAAGCCTAAGTATGGGAGGTCTGAGGAAGAGGAGAGCTATGAGAAGCCCAAGTATGGGGGCTATGGTGAGGAGAGTGAAGAGGGCTATGGCCGCAAGAAATAT GGAGATGATGGCtctggtgatgatgatgatgaggagaaGAAGCACCACCGTTATAAGCATCACCACCACCGCAAGAGCCATGATGATGAGTGA
- the LOC126715195 gene encoding uncharacterized protein At5g39570 isoform X9: protein MPYNTRGADADVDDFDEYDPTPYGGGYDQVLTYGRPLEPTDETCYPSSSSQSDEFDYDRPQYSSHSEPSAYGDEALQTEYSSYARPKPRPGAVPGYSPGPPESGYGVPPGVNRPGYGSERPGSEYQSGYGQRPGSEFGSGHGRKSEYEQPEPEYGSGYGRKSEFEQTGSGYGRRPESEEPGSEYGSGYRRKPETEEPVSEYGSGYGRKTEYETAGSEFGSGYGRKPEYETPGSEFGSGYGKKPGYEAAGSEYGRKPEYETPGSEYGSGYGRKPGYGEEQEGGGGYGYGGRTETTEFEKPSYGDEPPRRPAGYGRPSYEGQEGYERPSYGRSEEEESYEKPKYGRSEEEESYEKPKYGGYGEESEEGYGRKKYGDDGSGDDDDEEKKHHRYKHHHHRKSHDDE, encoded by the exons ATGCCGTATAACACGCGCGGAGCAGATGCTGACGTGGACGATTTCGACGAGTACGATCCGACGCCGTATGGGGGAGGCTACGACCAAGTACTCACCTACGGGCGTCCTCTCGAGCCGACCGATGAGACCTGCTATCCCTCTTCATCCTCACAGTCCGATGAGTTCGACTACGATCGCCCCCAATACTCCTCTCATTCTGAGCCCTCTGCTTACGGTGATGAGGCTCTTCAAACCGAGTACAGCAGCTATGCCCGACCCAAGCCCCGACCCGGAGCCGTGCCCGGTTACTCTCCTGGTCCGCCCGAATCGGGTTATGGGGTCCCTCCTGGTGTGAATAGGCCTGGTTATGGGTCTGAGAGACCTGGGTCTGAATATCAATCCGGGTATGGGCAGCGACCCGGATCTGAATTTGGATCTGGGCATGGTCGGAAGAGTGAGTATGAGCAGCCAGAACCGGAATACGGTTCTGGGTATGGACGGAAAAGTGAGTTTGAACAGACCGGGTCTGGGTATGGGCGGAGGCCGGAGTCTGAGGAGCCTGGATCGGAATACGGGTCTGGGTATCGCCGGAAGCCGGAGACTGAGGAGCCTGTATCGGAATACGGATCCGGGTATGGGAGAAAGACTGAGTATGAGACTGCTGGATCGGAATTTGGATCTGGGTATGGCCGGAAACCAGAGTACGAAACACCCGGATCGGAATTCGGATCCGGGTATGGTAAGAAACCCGGGTACGAGGCTGCCGGATCGGAGTATGGTAGGAAACCCGAGTATGAGACACCTGGGTCGGAGTATGGATCCGGGTACGGGCGGAAACCCGGGTATGGGGAGGAACAAGAGGGGGGCGGTGGATATGGGTATGGGGGGAGGACTGAGACGACTGAGTTTGAGAAGCCGAGTTACGGGGATGAGCCGCCTCGGAGGCCAGCAGGTTATGGGAGGCCAAGTTATGAGGGGCAAGAGGGTTATGAGAGGCCTAGCTATGGGAGGTCTGAGGAAGAGGAGAGCTATGAGAAGCCTAAGTATGGTAG GTCTGAGGAAGAGGAGAGCTATGAGAAGCCCAAGTATGGGGGCTATGGTGAGGAGAGTGAAGAGGGCTATGGCCGCAAGAAATAT GGAGATGATGGCtctggtgatgatgatgatgaggagaaGAAGCACCACCGTTATAAGCATCACCACCACCGCAAGAGCCATGATGATGAGTGA
- the LOC126715195 gene encoding uncharacterized protein At5g39570 isoform X1 produces MPYNTRGADADVDDFDEYDPTPYGGGYDQVLTYGRPLEPTDETCYPSSSSQSDEFDYDRPQYSSHSEPSAYGDEALQTEYSSYARPKPRPGAVPGYSPGPPESGYGVPPGVNRPGYGSERPGSEYQSGYGQRPGSEFGSGHGRKSEYEQPEPEYGSGYGRKSEFEQTGSGYGRRPESEEPGSEYGSGYRRKPETEEPVSEYGSGYGRKTEYETAGSEFGSGYGRKPEYETPGSEFGSGYGKKPGYEAAGSEYGRKPEYETPGSEYGSGYGRKPGYGEEQEGGGGYGYGGRTETTEFEKPSYGDEPPRRPAGYGRPSYEGQEGYERPSYGRSEEEESYEKPKYGRSEEEGSYEKPKYGRSEEEGSYGKPKYGRSEEEGSYGKPKYGSSEEEGSYGKPKYGRSEEEESYEKPKYGGYGEESEEGYGRKKYGDDGSGDDDDEEKKHHRYKHHHHRKSHDDE; encoded by the exons ATGCCGTATAACACGCGCGGAGCAGATGCTGACGTGGACGATTTCGACGAGTACGATCCGACGCCGTATGGGGGAGGCTACGACCAAGTACTCACCTACGGGCGTCCTCTCGAGCCGACCGATGAGACCTGCTATCCCTCTTCATCCTCACAGTCCGATGAGTTCGACTACGATCGCCCCCAATACTCCTCTCATTCTGAGCCCTCTGCTTACGGTGATGAGGCTCTTCAAACCGAGTACAGCAGCTATGCCCGACCCAAGCCCCGACCCGGAGCCGTGCCCGGTTACTCTCCTGGTCCGCCCGAATCGGGTTATGGGGTCCCTCCTGGTGTGAATAGGCCTGGTTATGGGTCTGAGAGACCTGGGTCTGAATATCAATCCGGGTATGGGCAGCGACCCGGATCTGAATTTGGATCTGGGCATGGTCGGAAGAGTGAGTATGAGCAGCCAGAACCGGAATACGGTTCTGGGTATGGACGGAAAAGTGAGTTTGAACAGACCGGGTCTGGGTATGGGCGGAGGCCGGAGTCTGAGGAGCCTGGATCGGAATACGGGTCTGGGTATCGCCGGAAGCCGGAGACTGAGGAGCCTGTATCGGAATACGGATCCGGGTATGGGAGAAAGACTGAGTATGAGACTGCTGGATCGGAATTTGGATCTGGGTATGGCCGGAAACCAGAGTACGAAACACCCGGATCGGAATTCGGATCCGGGTATGGTAAGAAACCCGGGTACGAGGCTGCCGGATCGGAGTATGGTAGGAAACCCGAGTATGAGACACCTGGGTCGGAGTATGGATCCGGGTACGGGCGGAAACCCGGGTATGGGGAGGAACAAGAGGGGGGCGGTGGATATGGGTATGGGGGGAGGACTGAGACGACTGAGTTTGAGAAGCCGAGTTACGGGGATGAGCCGCCTCGGAGGCCAGCAGGTTATGGGAGGCCAAGTTATGAGGGGCAAGAGGGTTATGAGAGGCCTAGCTATGGGAGGTCTGAGGAAGAGGAGAGCTATGAGAAGCCTAAGTATGGTAGGTCTGAGGAAGAGGGGAGCTATGAGAAGCCCAAGTATGGTAGGTCTGAGGAAGAGGGGAGCTATGGGAAGCCCAAGTATGGTAGGTCTGAGGAAGAGGGGAGCTATGGGAAGCCCAAGTATGGGAGTTCTGAGGAAGAGGGGAGCTATGGGAAGCCTAAGTATGGGAGGTCTGAGGAAGAGGAGAGCTATGAGAAGCCCAAGTATGGGGGCTATGGTGAGGAGAGTGAAGAGGGCTATGGCCGCAAGAAATAT GGAGATGATGGCtctggtgatgatgatgatgaggagaaGAAGCACCACCGTTATAAGCATCACCACCACCGCAAGAGCCATGATGATGAGTGA
- the LOC126715195 gene encoding uncharacterized protein At5g39570 isoform X7 has protein sequence MPYNTRGADADVDDFDEYDPTPYGGGYDQVLTYGRPLEPTDETCYPSSSSQSDEFDYDRPQYSSHSEPSAYGDEALQTEYSSYARPKPRPGAVPGYSPGPPESGYGVPPGVNRPGYGSERPGSEYQSGYGQRPGSEFGSGHGRKSEYEQPEPEYGSGYGRKSEFEQTGSGYGRRPESEEPGSEYGSGYRRKPETEEPVSEYGSGYGRKTEYETAGSEFGSGYGRKPEYETPGSEFGSGYGKKPGYEAAGSEYGRKPEYETPGSEYGSGYGRKPGYGEEQEGGGGYGYGGRTETTEFEKPSYGDEPPRRPAGYGRPSYEGQEGYERPSYGRSEEEESYEKPKYGSSEEEGSYGKPKYGRSEEEESYEKPKYGGYGEESEEGYGRKKYGDDGSGDDDDEEKKHHRYKHHHHRKSHDDE, from the exons ATGCCGTATAACACGCGCGGAGCAGATGCTGACGTGGACGATTTCGACGAGTACGATCCGACGCCGTATGGGGGAGGCTACGACCAAGTACTCACCTACGGGCGTCCTCTCGAGCCGACCGATGAGACCTGCTATCCCTCTTCATCCTCACAGTCCGATGAGTTCGACTACGATCGCCCCCAATACTCCTCTCATTCTGAGCCCTCTGCTTACGGTGATGAGGCTCTTCAAACCGAGTACAGCAGCTATGCCCGACCCAAGCCCCGACCCGGAGCCGTGCCCGGTTACTCTCCTGGTCCGCCCGAATCGGGTTATGGGGTCCCTCCTGGTGTGAATAGGCCTGGTTATGGGTCTGAGAGACCTGGGTCTGAATATCAATCCGGGTATGGGCAGCGACCCGGATCTGAATTTGGATCTGGGCATGGTCGGAAGAGTGAGTATGAGCAGCCAGAACCGGAATACGGTTCTGGGTATGGACGGAAAAGTGAGTTTGAACAGACCGGGTCTGGGTATGGGCGGAGGCCGGAGTCTGAGGAGCCTGGATCGGAATACGGGTCTGGGTATCGCCGGAAGCCGGAGACTGAGGAGCCTGTATCGGAATACGGATCCGGGTATGGGAGAAAGACTGAGTATGAGACTGCTGGATCGGAATTTGGATCTGGGTATGGCCGGAAACCAGAGTACGAAACACCCGGATCGGAATTCGGATCCGGGTATGGTAAGAAACCCGGGTACGAGGCTGCCGGATCGGAGTATGGTAGGAAACCCGAGTATGAGACACCTGGGTCGGAGTATGGATCCGGGTACGGGCGGAAACCCGGGTATGGGGAGGAACAAGAGGGGGGCGGTGGATATGGGTATGGGGGGAGGACTGAGACGACTGAGTTTGAGAAGCCGAGTTACGGGGATGAGCCGCCTCGGAGGCCAGCAGGTTATGGGAGGCCAAGTTATGAGGGGCAAGAGGGTTATGAGAGGCCTAGCTATGGGAGGTCTGAGGAAGAGGAGAGCTATGAGAAGCCTAAGTATGGTAG TTCTGAGGAAGAGGGGAGCTATGGGAAGCCTAAGTATGGGAGGTCTGAGGAAGAGGAGAGCTATGAGAAGCCCAAGTATGGGGGCTATGGTGAGGAGAGTGAAGAGGGCTATGGCCGCAAGAAATAT GGAGATGATGGCtctggtgatgatgatgatgaggagaaGAAGCACCACCGTTATAAGCATCACCACCACCGCAAGAGCCATGATGATGAGTGA
- the LOC126715195 gene encoding uncharacterized protein At5g39570 isoform X3: MPYNTRGADADVDDFDEYDPTPYGGGYDQVLTYGRPLEPTDETCYPSSSSQSDEFDYDRPQYSSHSEPSAYGDEALQTEYSSYARPKPRPGAVPGYSPGPPESGYGVPPGVNRPGYGSERPGSEYQSGYGQRPGSEFGSGHGRKSEYEQPEPEYGSGYGRKSEFEQTGSGYGRRPESEEPGSEYGSGYRRKPETEEPVSEYGSGYGRKTEYETAGSEFGSGYGRKPEYETPGSEFGSGYGKKPGYEAAGSEYGRKPEYETPGSEYGSGYGRKPGYGEEQEGGGGYGYGGRTETTEFEKPSYGDEPPRRPAGYGRPSYEGQEGYERPSYGRSEEEESYEKPKYGRSEEEGSYEKPKYGRSEEEGSYGKPKYGSSEEEGSYGKPKYGRSEEEESYEKPKYGGYGEESEEGYGRKKYGDDGSGDDDDEEKKHHRYKHHHHRKSHDDE; the protein is encoded by the exons ATGCCGTATAACACGCGCGGAGCAGATGCTGACGTGGACGATTTCGACGAGTACGATCCGACGCCGTATGGGGGAGGCTACGACCAAGTACTCACCTACGGGCGTCCTCTCGAGCCGACCGATGAGACCTGCTATCCCTCTTCATCCTCACAGTCCGATGAGTTCGACTACGATCGCCCCCAATACTCCTCTCATTCTGAGCCCTCTGCTTACGGTGATGAGGCTCTTCAAACCGAGTACAGCAGCTATGCCCGACCCAAGCCCCGACCCGGAGCCGTGCCCGGTTACTCTCCTGGTCCGCCCGAATCGGGTTATGGGGTCCCTCCTGGTGTGAATAGGCCTGGTTATGGGTCTGAGAGACCTGGGTCTGAATATCAATCCGGGTATGGGCAGCGACCCGGATCTGAATTTGGATCTGGGCATGGTCGGAAGAGTGAGTATGAGCAGCCAGAACCGGAATACGGTTCTGGGTATGGACGGAAAAGTGAGTTTGAACAGACCGGGTCTGGGTATGGGCGGAGGCCGGAGTCTGAGGAGCCTGGATCGGAATACGGGTCTGGGTATCGCCGGAAGCCGGAGACTGAGGAGCCTGTATCGGAATACGGATCCGGGTATGGGAGAAAGACTGAGTATGAGACTGCTGGATCGGAATTTGGATCTGGGTATGGCCGGAAACCAGAGTACGAAACACCCGGATCGGAATTCGGATCCGGGTATGGTAAGAAACCCGGGTACGAGGCTGCCGGATCGGAGTATGGTAGGAAACCCGAGTATGAGACACCTGGGTCGGAGTATGGATCCGGGTACGGGCGGAAACCCGGGTATGGGGAGGAACAAGAGGGGGGCGGTGGATATGGGTATGGGGGGAGGACTGAGACGACTGAGTTTGAGAAGCCGAGTTACGGGGATGAGCCGCCTCGGAGGCCAGCAGGTTATGGGAGGCCAAGTTATGAGGGGCAAGAGGGTTATGAGAGGCCTAGCTATGGGAGGTCTGAGGAAGAGGAGAGCTATGAGAAGCCTAAGTATGGTAGGTCTGAGGAAGAGGGGAGCTATGAGAAGCCCAAGTATGGTAGGTCTGAGGAAGAGGGGAGCTATGGGAAGCCCAAGTATGGTAG TTCTGAGGAAGAGGGGAGCTATGGGAAGCCTAAGTATGGGAGGTCTGAGGAAGAGGAGAGCTATGAGAAGCCCAAGTATGGGGGCTATGGTGAGGAGAGTGAAGAGGGCTATGGCCGCAAGAAATAT GGAGATGATGGCtctggtgatgatgatgatgaggagaaGAAGCACCACCGTTATAAGCATCACCACCACCGCAAGAGCCATGATGATGAGTGA
- the LOC126715195 gene encoding uncharacterized protein At5g39570 isoform X8: MPYNTRGADADVDDFDEYDPTPYGGGYDQVLTYGRPLEPTDETCYPSSSSQSDEFDYDRPQYSSHSEPSAYGDEALQTEYSSYARPKPRPGAVPGYSPGPPESGYGVPPGVNRPGYGSERPGSEYQSGYGQRPGSEFGSGHGRKSEYEQPEPEYGSGYGRKSEFEQTGSGYGRRPESEEPGSEYGSGYRRKPETEEPVSEYGSGYGRKTEYETAGSEFGSGYGRKPEYETPGSEFGSGYGKKPGYEAAGSEYGRKPEYETPGSEYGSGYGRKPGYGEEQEGGGGYGYGGRTETTEFEKPSYGDEPPRRPAGYGRPSYEGQEGYERPSYGRSEEEESYEKPKYGRSEEEGSYEKPKYGRSEEEESYEKPKYGGYGEESEEGYGRKKYGDDGSGDDDDEEKKHHRYKHHHHRKSHDDE; encoded by the exons ATGCCGTATAACACGCGCGGAGCAGATGCTGACGTGGACGATTTCGACGAGTACGATCCGACGCCGTATGGGGGAGGCTACGACCAAGTACTCACCTACGGGCGTCCTCTCGAGCCGACCGATGAGACCTGCTATCCCTCTTCATCCTCACAGTCCGATGAGTTCGACTACGATCGCCCCCAATACTCCTCTCATTCTGAGCCCTCTGCTTACGGTGATGAGGCTCTTCAAACCGAGTACAGCAGCTATGCCCGACCCAAGCCCCGACCCGGAGCCGTGCCCGGTTACTCTCCTGGTCCGCCCGAATCGGGTTATGGGGTCCCTCCTGGTGTGAATAGGCCTGGTTATGGGTCTGAGAGACCTGGGTCTGAATATCAATCCGGGTATGGGCAGCGACCCGGATCTGAATTTGGATCTGGGCATGGTCGGAAGAGTGAGTATGAGCAGCCAGAACCGGAATACGGTTCTGGGTATGGACGGAAAAGTGAGTTTGAACAGACCGGGTCTGGGTATGGGCGGAGGCCGGAGTCTGAGGAGCCTGGATCGGAATACGGGTCTGGGTATCGCCGGAAGCCGGAGACTGAGGAGCCTGTATCGGAATACGGATCCGGGTATGGGAGAAAGACTGAGTATGAGACTGCTGGATCGGAATTTGGATCTGGGTATGGCCGGAAACCAGAGTACGAAACACCCGGATCGGAATTCGGATCCGGGTATGGTAAGAAACCCGGGTACGAGGCTGCCGGATCGGAGTATGGTAGGAAACCCGAGTATGAGACACCTGGGTCGGAGTATGGATCCGGGTACGGGCGGAAACCCGGGTATGGGGAGGAACAAGAGGGGGGCGGTGGATATGGGTATGGGGGGAGGACTGAGACGACTGAGTTTGAGAAGCCGAGTTACGGGGATGAGCCGCCTCGGAGGCCAGCAGGTTATGGGAGGCCAAGTTATGAGGGGCAAGAGGGTTATGAGAGGCCTAGCTATGGGAGGTCTGAGGAAGAGGAGAGCTATGAGAAGCCTAAGTATGGTAGGTCTGAGGAAGAGGGGAGCTATGAGAAGCCCAAGTATGGTAG GTCTGAGGAAGAGGAGAGCTATGAGAAGCCCAAGTATGGGGGCTATGGTGAGGAGAGTGAAGAGGGCTATGGCCGCAAGAAATAT GGAGATGATGGCtctggtgatgatgatgatgaggagaaGAAGCACCACCGTTATAAGCATCACCACCACCGCAAGAGCCATGATGATGAGTGA
- the LOC126715195 gene encoding uncharacterized protein At5g39570 isoform X5, which yields MPYNTRGADADVDDFDEYDPTPYGGGYDQVLTYGRPLEPTDETCYPSSSSQSDEFDYDRPQYSSHSEPSAYGDEALQTEYSSYARPKPRPGAVPGYSPGPPESGYGVPPGVNRPGYGSERPGSEYQSGYGQRPGSEFGSGHGRKSEYEQPEPEYGSGYGRKSEFEQTGSGYGRRPESEEPGSEYGSGYRRKPETEEPVSEYGSGYGRKTEYETAGSEFGSGYGRKPEYETPGSEFGSGYGKKPGYEAAGSEYGRKPEYETPGSEYGSGYGRKPGYGEEQEGGGGYGYGGRTETTEFEKPSYGDEPPRRPAGYGRPSYEGQEGYERPSYGRSEEEESYEKPKYGRSEEEGSYEKPKYGRSEEEGSYGKPKYGRSEEEESYEKPKYGGYGEESEEGYGRKKYGDDGSGDDDDEEKKHHRYKHHHHRKSHDDE from the exons ATGCCGTATAACACGCGCGGAGCAGATGCTGACGTGGACGATTTCGACGAGTACGATCCGACGCCGTATGGGGGAGGCTACGACCAAGTACTCACCTACGGGCGTCCTCTCGAGCCGACCGATGAGACCTGCTATCCCTCTTCATCCTCACAGTCCGATGAGTTCGACTACGATCGCCCCCAATACTCCTCTCATTCTGAGCCCTCTGCTTACGGTGATGAGGCTCTTCAAACCGAGTACAGCAGCTATGCCCGACCCAAGCCCCGACCCGGAGCCGTGCCCGGTTACTCTCCTGGTCCGCCCGAATCGGGTTATGGGGTCCCTCCTGGTGTGAATAGGCCTGGTTATGGGTCTGAGAGACCTGGGTCTGAATATCAATCCGGGTATGGGCAGCGACCCGGATCTGAATTTGGATCTGGGCATGGTCGGAAGAGTGAGTATGAGCAGCCAGAACCGGAATACGGTTCTGGGTATGGACGGAAAAGTGAGTTTGAACAGACCGGGTCTGGGTATGGGCGGAGGCCGGAGTCTGAGGAGCCTGGATCGGAATACGGGTCTGGGTATCGCCGGAAGCCGGAGACTGAGGAGCCTGTATCGGAATACGGATCCGGGTATGGGAGAAAGACTGAGTATGAGACTGCTGGATCGGAATTTGGATCTGGGTATGGCCGGAAACCAGAGTACGAAACACCCGGATCGGAATTCGGATCCGGGTATGGTAAGAAACCCGGGTACGAGGCTGCCGGATCGGAGTATGGTAGGAAACCCGAGTATGAGACACCTGGGTCGGAGTATGGATCCGGGTACGGGCGGAAACCCGGGTATGGGGAGGAACAAGAGGGGGGCGGTGGATATGGGTATGGGGGGAGGACTGAGACGACTGAGTTTGAGAAGCCGAGTTACGGGGATGAGCCGCCTCGGAGGCCAGCAGGTTATGGGAGGCCAAGTTATGAGGGGCAAGAGGGTTATGAGAGGCCTAGCTATGGGAGGTCTGAGGAAGAGGAGAGCTATGAGAAGCCTAAGTATGGTAGGTCTGAGGAAGAGGGGAGCTATGAGAAGCCCAAGTATGGTAGGTCTGAGGAAGAGGGGAGCTATGGGAAGCCCAAGTATGGTAG GTCTGAGGAAGAGGAGAGCTATGAGAAGCCCAAGTATGGGGGCTATGGTGAGGAGAGTGAAGAGGGCTATGGCCGCAAGAAATAT GGAGATGATGGCtctggtgatgatgatgatgaggagaaGAAGCACCACCGTTATAAGCATCACCACCACCGCAAGAGCCATGATGATGAGTGA